The Paraburkholderia sp. PREW-6R genomic interval AAGGCGCGTAACGCGCGAGGCCGCTTCCCGGGCGGTATCCATGCAACCGCGCGTGCAGGTGTCAGCCAGCCATCTGCATGCGACACTGCGCTTTCTTCGAGAACGCATTTTCCCGGGACTGCGAGCGCCGGTCAGTAGTTCGAATCGATTCTTCCCGCACGTCCCTCACGTTCTCTCCCGCTTTTTGAATCTCCCCCGCTCAAGCGCATTCGAAGCCCGCGGATCAAACGTCCGCGGCGTTGCTGCACTCCGACATTGAACATGCCGCGTAGCCCGATGCCGCCATGCGAAACGAGCGGACTGCATCAAGGGTGGCGCTTGCCGCTCATCGCGCGCGGCTGCGGTTTGTGCCTATTTGAGTTGGTCGGCCGTGATGGTACAAGTGCAATCTCATTCCGGAGACGTTGCAATAGATGCATGAGATCAATTCACGCAGGCTAGGCCATCTGATCGCGCTAGCTGAAGAGGGCAGCTTCGCCCGCGCGGCGGAGCGCGTCCACCTGAGTCAACCGGCGTTGAGCCGCAGTATTCAGGCACTCGAAAAAGAACTGGAAACGAAGCTCTTCGATCGCGCGGCACGCGGCGTGGCCGTGACCGCAGCGGGCAGGATGCTCGTCGAACGGGCGCGGCGCGTGCTGTTCGAAACACGCTGCTTTTTTCGCGACGTCGAATTGCTGAAAGCCCATGAACTCGGCGAGGTTACGATCGGGCTCGGGCCTTACGCCGCAGTGGTTCTGCTGCCCGAACTGCTCGTCGAGATATCGAACCGCTTTCCAAAGATCAAGGTATCAGTCGAACTCGGCGACGGCGAAGCGTTGCTCGCAAAGCTGCGCGCCGAGCAGATCGATTTTCTCGTGACCGACCGACGGGTAGCACCCGTCACGCCGGACGTCACCCTCAGACGGCTACCGCGTCATGGCGGGTGCTGGTTCGCGCGCCCCGGGCACCCTTTGCTCGCGCGCGGCTCCGTGCCGCTTGCCGCGCTGCGCGAATTTCCGCTCGTCTCCGTGACATTGCCCCCGTTCATGAAAGACGCGCTGCATCGGCTGCTCAAAATCCGTTCTCACGAAGAGATCGCGCTGCAGGTCGAATGCAATGACGTGAACGTGCTCAAGGAGGTCGTGGCGCGCACGGACGCGGTGCTCTTCGCCACCGCTTCCGCGATCAGACACGACCTCGAGGCAGCGCGGCTTGCCCCTATCAAACTCACGAATCCGCAGCGGCTCGGTCTCGAATTCGCGCTCTTCTATCTCGCGGACCGCACACATTCACCCGCGGCGAGCTCCG includes:
- a CDS encoding LysR family transcriptional regulator encodes the protein MHEINSRRLGHLIALAEEGSFARAAERVHLSQPALSRSIQALEKELETKLFDRAARGVAVTAAGRMLVERARRVLFETRCFFRDVELLKAHELGEVTIGLGPYAAVVLLPELLVEISNRFPKIKVSVELGDGEALLAKLRAEQIDFLVTDRRVAPVTPDVTLRRLPRHGGCWFARPGHPLLARGSVPLAALREFPLVSVTLPPFMKDALHRLLKIRSHEEIALQVECNDVNVLKEVVARTDAVLFATASAIRHDLEAARLAPIKLTNPQRLGLEFALFYLADRTHSPAASSALALAERVLNDANEAAQGILHT